One Paenibacillus riograndensis SBR5 DNA segment encodes these proteins:
- a CDS encoding carbohydrate ABC transporter permease, with translation MQKIQSKFNPFQLLALLLLLGGSAIVLIPLLWTVSTSLKSPAEVFGTSFFPQSWLWSNYADAVKAIPFFLYLRNTIVILVPVMIGTVFTSALSAYGFARFNFRGRKTLFLVLLATMMLPSQVTLIPTFILFKEAGLTNSFLPLILPAFFGGGAFNIFLVRQFMRGIPRELDESAVVDGANRWQIFTRIMLPLSKAPLIAVSIFTFMGVWNDFQGPLIYLNSNEKYTLALGLSMFKGLYNVEWNMLMAATILIMLPALILFFIAQKYFIEGISISSAVKG, from the coding sequence ATGCAAAAAATACAAAGTAAATTCAATCCGTTTCAACTGCTTGCTCTTCTGCTGCTGCTCGGCGGTTCGGCGATTGTGCTGATTCCGCTGCTGTGGACGGTATCCACCTCGCTGAAGTCGCCAGCCGAAGTGTTCGGGACTTCATTTTTTCCACAGAGCTGGCTCTGGTCAAATTATGCCGATGCTGTAAAAGCCATTCCGTTCTTTTTATATTTGCGCAATACGATCGTCATTCTTGTGCCTGTCATGATCGGTACGGTATTCACTTCGGCCCTCAGCGCCTATGGCTTCGCACGCTTCAACTTTCGCGGCAGAAAAACGCTGTTCCTGGTGCTGCTGGCCACAATGATGCTGCCGAGCCAGGTGACGCTTATCCCGACCTTCATTCTGTTCAAAGAGGCTGGTCTAACCAACTCGTTCCTGCCGCTGATCCTGCCCGCTTTTTTTGGCGGCGGTGCATTTAATATCTTTCTTGTAAGACAATTTATGCGTGGCATCCCGCGTGAGCTGGATGAATCGGCTGTTGTGGACGGAGCGAACCGGTGGCAGATTTTTACCCGGATTATGCTTCCTCTTTCCAAGGCGCCCCTTATCGCGGTTTCCATCTTCACCTTCATGGGCGTGTGGAACGATTTCCAGGGCCCGCTGATTTATTTGAATTCCAATGAAAAATATACGCTGGCGCTTGGGCTGTCCATGTTCAAGGGCTTATACAATGTGGAGTGGAACATGCTGATGGCGGCGACCATTCTGATTATGCTGCCTGCGCTAATCCTGTTTTTTATTGCCCAGAAGTATTTTATTGAAGGGATCTCCATCTCTTCCGCAGTGAAGGGCTAA
- the pgmB gene encoding beta-phosphoglucomutase, translating into MKLEAVIFDLDGVITDTAEYHYIAWKQLGESIGIPFDREFNETLKGISRGESLERILRLGGKETEFTPVEKAELARRKNEHYVSLLDGLTPGDTYPGIAGLLEELQAQNIPAVIASASKNAPQILRSLQLDGLFRYVVDPDSVQHGKPAPDLFLRGAAEVGARPEYCVGIEDATAGIQAIKAAGMKAVGIGEQSALEAAGADVVLRDTQGLSLDFLNRLLVQV; encoded by the coding sequence ATGAAACTGGAAGCAGTTATTTTTGATCTTGATGGAGTAATTACCGATACGGCAGAATACCACTATATTGCCTGGAAGCAACTGGGGGAATCCATTGGGATTCCGTTCGACCGCGAATTTAATGAGACCCTGAAAGGCATCAGTCGGGGCGAGTCGCTGGAGCGGATATTGCGGCTGGGCGGCAAGGAAACGGAGTTCACGCCTGTGGAAAAGGCAGAGCTGGCCCGGCGCAAGAACGAGCATTATGTGTCGCTGCTGGACGGGCTTACACCCGGCGACACATATCCGGGGATTGCCGGGCTGCTGGAGGAATTGCAGGCGCAGAACATTCCGGCGGTGATTGCTTCCGCCAGCAAAAATGCGCCGCAAATCTTGCGCTCGCTCCAGTTGGACGGCCTGTTCCGCTATGTTGTTGATCCCGATTCCGTGCAGCATGGCAAGCCTGCGCCGGATTTGTTCCTGCGCGGAGCCGCAGAGGTTGGGGCCCGGCCGGAATACTGCGTCGGCATCGAGGATGCCACTGCCGGAATCCAGGCGATCAAGGCTGCGGGGATGAAGGCGGTCGGCATTGGGGAGCAGTCTGCTCTGGAGGCCGCCGGTGCCGACGTGGTGCTGCGCGATACGCAAGGACTAAGTCTAGACTTTCTGAACCGTCTGCTGGTGCAGGTTTAA
- a CDS encoding glycoside hydrolase family 27 protein: MNHKLAAPTPPLGWNSWDCYGAAVTEDEIRGNAEYMAEHLKDFGWSYITVDIQWYEPHANSSQYRPFVPLVMDEYSRLMPAANRFPSAADGQGFKPLADYVHSLGLQFGIHIMRGIPRQAVHAATPILGTTATARDVAHTNSICPWNTDMYGVDASKEGAQAYYDSLFELYAQWGVDLVKVDDIAASRLYDTHQPEIALISKAIERCGRPMVLSLSPGPAPVEYAGFFTGHANMWRVTDDFWDQWPLLLDMFSRCRKWQGVPQAGSWPDCDMLPLGHIGIRSVDGGGADRWTRFTRDEQLTMMSLWSIFRSPLIFGGELRDNDDWTLSLLTNRGVLRMHRESYGAKEALCKDELIVWTAGHTDGTRYAAVFNVGESPLQLDLALEEIGLSGTAAGTELWSGTPAELNAGSLQTTIPPHGVRLYSFL; this comes from the coding sequence ATGAACCATAAGCTTGCAGCACCTACCCCGCCGCTTGGCTGGAACAGCTGGGACTGCTACGGCGCGGCCGTAACAGAAGATGAAATCCGCGGCAATGCGGAATACATGGCAGAGCATCTCAAAGATTTCGGCTGGAGCTATATTACCGTCGATATTCAATGGTACGAGCCCCATGCCAATTCCTCTCAATACCGGCCGTTCGTTCCGCTCGTAATGGACGAATATTCCCGGCTGATGCCTGCCGCGAACCGCTTCCCTTCCGCAGCGGACGGTCAAGGCTTCAAGCCGTTAGCCGACTATGTTCACAGTCTAGGACTGCAATTCGGCATTCATATTATGCGCGGCATTCCGCGGCAGGCTGTCCATGCCGCAACGCCTATTCTGGGCACAACGGCAACCGCACGCGATGTTGCACATACGAACTCCATCTGTCCGTGGAATACAGATATGTACGGAGTAGACGCCTCAAAAGAAGGGGCACAAGCATACTATGATTCCCTCTTTGAACTCTACGCCCAGTGGGGTGTCGATCTGGTGAAGGTGGACGACATCGCCGCTTCCAGGCTGTACGACACTCATCAGCCGGAGATCGCCCTGATCTCCAAAGCCATCGAACGCTGCGGCCGGCCTATGGTGCTGAGCCTCTCCCCCGGTCCCGCTCCGGTTGAATATGCTGGGTTCTTCACCGGACATGCCAATATGTGGCGGGTCACGGACGACTTCTGGGACCAGTGGCCGCTGCTGCTGGATATGTTCAGCCGCTGCCGGAAATGGCAGGGCGTACCCCAGGCCGGCTCCTGGCCGGACTGCGATATGCTGCCGCTCGGCCACATCGGCATCCGCTCTGTGGATGGCGGGGGAGCGGACCGCTGGACCCGGTTCACGCGTGACGAGCAGCTGACGATGATGTCGCTCTGGAGTATTTTCCGCTCTCCGCTGATCTTTGGCGGCGAGCTGCGGGACAACGACGACTGGACGCTGTCGCTGCTTACCAACCGCGGGGTTCTGCGCATGCACCGCGAGAGCTATGGAGCCAAGGAGGCACTCTGCAAAGATGAGCTTATCGTCTGGACTGCCGGACACACCGATGGCACCCGATATGCTGCCGTGTTCAACGTTGGCGAAAGCCCGCTGCAGCTGGACCTGGCTCTTGAAGAAATCGGCCTCAGCGGTACAGCCGCCGGCACCGAGCTGTGGAGCGGAACGCCAGCTGAGCTTAACGCAGGCTCGCTGCAGACAACCATCCCGCCGCACGGCGTTCGCCTTTATAGCTTCTTGTAA
- a CDS encoding SGNH/GDSL hydrolase family protein: MSPTTQTFTATDTHVKIIGRTHYYNDVLWLALSGGGIEFSFCGTKAEITIKGDAIASTGNNLARIGISVNGKRVIDDQVDQPLKSYTVFESETAQNVVIRVIKLSEAAMSTVGVQCISVHAADGIKPTPDKIHTIEFIGDSITCGYGVDDEHELHSFSTATEDVTKTYAYLTAEQLEADYSMVSYSGYGIITGYTENDHKLITHLLPDYYEKVGKSEGKFDNRLLPQDIRWDFRKFVPDLIVINLGTNDDSYTKEDTAKQTEYAEEYVKFLKKVRRNNPHAPILCTLGIMGDRLYPYVEQAVKQFIRETGDSKITAMKLDEQLTADGYAADFHPSRATHSKAAKQLTSYIKELMKW, encoded by the coding sequence ATGTCTCCCACAACTCAAACTTTCACAGCGACGGATACACATGTAAAAATCATTGGACGGACCCACTATTACAACGATGTGCTGTGGCTGGCTCTCTCAGGCGGCGGTATAGAATTTTCATTCTGCGGCACGAAAGCGGAGATCACCATCAAAGGCGATGCAATTGCTTCAACCGGCAATAATCTGGCCAGAATCGGCATCAGTGTTAACGGCAAAAGAGTTATTGACGATCAGGTGGATCAACCGCTCAAATCGTACACTGTATTTGAAAGCGAGACTGCCCAGAACGTCGTAATAAGGGTCATAAAACTGTCCGAGGCGGCGATGTCAACGGTAGGGGTTCAGTGCATTTCCGTCCATGCCGCCGATGGAATTAAGCCAACTCCGGATAAAATACATACTATCGAATTTATCGGGGATTCCATTACTTGCGGCTATGGGGTTGATGATGAGCATGAGCTGCATTCTTTTTCCACTGCTACAGAAGATGTTACGAAAACCTATGCTTACCTGACCGCAGAGCAGCTTGAGGCTGACTACAGCATGGTTTCGTACAGCGGGTATGGCATTATTACAGGCTATACGGAAAATGACCACAAGCTTATCACACATCTTCTTCCGGATTACTATGAAAAAGTGGGCAAATCTGAGGGGAAGTTTGACAATCGCTTGCTGCCCCAAGATATACGCTGGGATTTCCGGAAGTTTGTGCCCGATCTCATTGTCATTAACCTCGGAACGAACGATGATTCCTACACGAAAGAGGATACCGCCAAGCAGACGGAATATGCTGAAGAATATGTTAAATTTCTTAAAAAAGTTAGACGAAATAATCCCCATGCGCCAATTTTGTGTACACTGGGTATTATGGGGGACAGGCTGTATCCATATGTCGAACAGGCAGTGAAGCAATTTATCCGGGAGACAGGCGACAGCAAAATTACCGCAATGAAGTTGGACGAGCAGCTGACAGCAGACGGCTACGCGGCCGACTTTCACCCGTCCCGGGCCACACACAGCAAAGCGGCCAAACAACTGACGTCTTATATTAAAGAGCTTATGAAGTGGTGA
- a CDS encoding carbohydrate ABC transporter permease, producing MNNAKSDRAGYWFILPWLLGLVIFTLGPMIFSLVLSFSKWDVITGVESIQYVGLDNFKAIFHDELFYQSLKVTFIFALVSVPLFQVASILIAVLLNMRSRGMKFFRLIFFMPSVIPAVATSMMWVMIFNPEYGILNQALSWFGIQGPAWLQDPSYALGALIVMGLWGIGNTIIIYLSGLQGVPEDLYEAGELDGAGPFRRFFSITLPLITPTVFFNLIMGIIGGFQYFTQAFVMTNGGPLNSTLFYNLYLYNKAFMEFDMGYASALSWILFLIILVFTLLVIRSSSFWVYYQGDDQQD from the coding sequence ATGAATAATGCCAAATCGGATCGCGCTGGATATTGGTTTATCCTGCCGTGGCTGCTGGGATTAGTTATTTTTACACTTGGGCCGATGATCTTTTCGCTGGTTCTCTCCTTCAGCAAATGGGATGTCATCACCGGTGTCGAGTCGATTCAATATGTGGGTCTGGACAATTTTAAGGCCATTTTTCACGATGAACTGTTCTACCAGTCTTTAAAAGTCACCTTTATCTTTGCACTTGTGTCCGTACCGCTGTTCCAGGTAGCGTCAATTTTAATTGCTGTACTGCTCAACATGCGTTCGCGCGGAATGAAGTTTTTCCGGCTTATTTTTTTTATGCCGTCCGTTATTCCGGCTGTCGCCACCTCAATGATGTGGGTGATGATCTTCAATCCGGAATACGGGATTCTGAATCAGGCGCTGTCCTGGTTCGGTATTCAAGGTCCGGCGTGGCTGCAGGACCCAAGCTATGCGCTTGGCGCCCTTATTGTGATGGGTCTGTGGGGAATCGGGAACACGATCATCATTTATCTGTCCGGTCTGCAGGGCGTGCCGGAGGACCTGTACGAGGCGGGGGAACTCGATGGTGCCGGTCCGTTCCGCCGTTTCTTCAGCATAACCTTGCCGCTAATTACGCCGACCGTATTTTTTAACCTGATTATGGGGATTATCGGCGGCTTTCAATATTTCACCCAGGCCTTCGTCATGACCAATGGCGGTCCGCTAAACTCGACCCTGTTCTACAATCTTTATTTGTACAACAAGGCATTTATGGAATTCGATATGGGGTATGCGTCCGCACTCTCCTGGATTTTGTTCCTGATCATCCTGGTATTCACGCTTCTGGTCATCCGCAGCTCGTCTTTCTGGGTGTACTACCAGGGCGATGATCAACAAGACTAA
- a CDS encoding alpha-L-rhamnosidase-related protein — MSKHPFNLYYNGGEYVKICGTQDGYFPDFGHHTANEMGGIWLHPIKLLDGFWLKLTDTKRNISVWSRADGFTSEPWGSRFQYDHGLSHIPVAMERTQFAPERVKGMTAAYELHHYGDEDLHLQVELLVRTDLRPVWFSDEVGVHDGVRDEPTVLNPREVLVQDEGNPWFTLVGTDLAGEELEVRSDLYGPEFTAGAGCGIAFRTELTMAAGERRRFHLFVAGSCTSREECEDSYRLLAAAHEALLAEKRGVYSAVAERAKLTVEGEPLWNEAFKWAKWNNQWLIQQVDGTGRGLTAGGPTYPWWFGCDSTYALQGVLAIGDPQLAKDTLNLLLEKSEEVNGNGRFIHELTTLGAVSNRGNTQETAHYIAFVWELFRWTGDEELLRRHYGYCVKGIGWLLGEMDPDGDLFPSGYGIIEIAGLNMELIDSAVYTAKALQAMAEMSGYLQEAEAQQKYSELAQRCTAAVNRSFWQENEGLFADAVAPVADVASKADFLVSLAEAQGVTGYREYMDRLLEADGADFTATAADADAAAGIQANAGHPADRGWLLNKNWVIVTPMEAGIAEPDKARRALDNMRNDTFIGEYGTYLSGMFQQGTMTISTGVHAVAEAASGNPDAALALLGRMLRSFSRVLPGSFSEMSPDYGCVVQAWTIYALAVPVVRHFFGAEPFAARKELRLKPQLPSAWSGKACTLERLVIGEAEFGLSLTEKDGVLQALIHNEAGWKVTVEWNGQIVESCEQRIELKLSGIELEAEEKR; from the coding sequence ATGAGCAAGCATCCATTCAATTTATATTATAACGGCGGCGAATACGTCAAAATCTGCGGTACGCAGGATGGCTATTTCCCCGACTTCGGCCACCATACAGCCAATGAGATGGGGGGAATCTGGCTGCATCCGATCAAGCTGCTGGACGGCTTCTGGCTGAAGCTGACCGATACGAAACGGAATATCTCCGTCTGGTCGCGGGCCGACGGCTTTACGAGCGAGCCCTGGGGCAGCCGGTTCCAGTACGATCACGGGCTCAGCCACATTCCGGTAGCGATGGAACGGACACAGTTTGCCCCTGAACGGGTAAAGGGCATGACTGCCGCCTACGAGCTGCATCATTACGGGGATGAAGATCTGCATTTGCAGGTGGAGCTGCTCGTCCGCACCGATCTCCGGCCAGTCTGGTTCTCCGACGAGGTGGGTGTCCATGACGGTGTACGTGACGAACCAACCGTGTTGAATCCGCGCGAAGTGCTGGTTCAGGATGAAGGCAACCCATGGTTTACACTGGTCGGCACTGACCTGGCCGGAGAGGAACTGGAGGTCCGGTCTGATCTCTACGGGCCTGAATTTACCGCCGGAGCCGGCTGCGGCATTGCCTTCCGCACGGAGCTGACGATGGCTGCCGGAGAGCGGCGCCGGTTTCATCTGTTTGTCGCGGGCTCCTGCACTTCCCGGGAAGAGTGTGAAGACAGCTATCGGCTGCTCGCCGCTGCACATGAAGCTCTGCTCGCTGAAAAACGCGGGGTGTACAGCGCCGTAGCGGAGCGGGCGAAGCTGACTGTCGAAGGCGAACCGCTCTGGAATGAAGCGTTCAAGTGGGCGAAGTGGAACAATCAATGGCTGATCCAGCAGGTGGACGGCACAGGACGGGGACTGACGGCAGGCGGCCCGACCTATCCCTGGTGGTTCGGCTGCGATAGCACATATGCGCTGCAGGGCGTATTGGCCATTGGAGATCCGCAGCTTGCCAAGGATACGCTGAATCTGCTGCTGGAGAAGTCGGAGGAGGTCAACGGCAATGGGCGTTTTATCCATGAGCTGACGACGCTGGGAGCGGTATCTAATCGCGGCAACACGCAAGAGACCGCCCATTATATCGCTTTCGTATGGGAACTGTTCCGCTGGACGGGCGACGAGGAACTGCTTCGCCGCCACTACGGTTACTGCGTCAAGGGGATCGGCTGGCTTCTGGGGGAAATGGACCCTGACGGCGATCTGTTCCCGTCAGGTTACGGGATTATTGAGATTGCCGGACTCAATATGGAACTGATCGATAGCGCCGTCTATACAGCTAAAGCGCTGCAGGCGATGGCGGAGATGAGCGGATATTTGCAGGAAGCAGAGGCGCAGCAGAAATACAGTGAACTGGCACAGCGTTGTACGGCTGCGGTGAACCGTTCGTTCTGGCAGGAGAACGAAGGGCTGTTCGCCGATGCGGTTGCTCCTGTCGCCGATGTGGCGTCCAAAGCAGACTTTTTGGTCTCGCTTGCCGAAGCGCAGGGTGTGACCGGATACCGCGAATATATGGACAGGCTGCTGGAGGCGGACGGTGCTGATTTTACCGCCACTGCTGCTGATGCCGATGCTGCTGCCGGTATCCAGGCAAATGCCGGTCATCCGGCCGACCGCGGCTGGCTGCTGAACAAGAACTGGGTCATCGTCACGCCGATGGAAGCCGGCATCGCTGAGCCGGACAAAGCCCGCCGGGCGCTGGACAACATGCGGAACGATACCTTCATCGGGGAATACGGCACGTATTTATCCGGGATGTTCCAGCAGGGGACGATGACCATCTCGACCGGCGTTCATGCTGTCGCAGAGGCTGCCAGCGGCAACCCGGACGCGGCGCTGGCGCTGCTGGGCCGGATGCTGCGCAGCTTCTCGCGCGTCCTGCCGGGCTCCTTCTCCGAAATGTCGCCGGATTACGGCTGCGTGGTGCAGGCCTGGACAATCTATGCGCTGGCGGTGCCGGTGGTGCGCCACTTCTTTGGCGCGGAGCCGTTTGCCGCGCGGAAAGAGCTGAGGCTGAAGCCGCAGCTTCCGTCAGCGTGGAGCGGCAAAGCCTGCACGCTGGAACGGCTTGTAATCGGTGAAGCGGAATTCGGGCTGTCCTTGACCGAGAAAGACGGGGTTCTGCAGGCGCTCATTCATAATGAAGCCGGGTGGAAGGTAACCGTGGAATGGAATGGCCAGATTGTAGAGAGCTGTGAGCAGCGTATTGAGCTGAAGCTGTCCGGGATAGAGCTTGAAGCAGAAGAGAAACGTTAA